Part of the Periophthalmus magnuspinnatus isolate fPerMag1 chromosome 23, fPerMag1.2.pri, whole genome shotgun sequence genome, aacaatgTCACATTTTCTTTCCTCACACAATGAATATCTGGAACAATGACCAAAGTCTTGTCAAGAATCTCCATTTTACACTGAATGGTATGAAAATGGAAGattctttctgtgttttcttATGCTAATGGAAACATGTTAACTTATGCACAGTTTTATCTTGTTGTGCTTTTCCAATCCAACACTGTAACAAAAGTAACATTGCCCTTGGTCTCACAATTATCATAAAAAGTCACCAAACCTATGGAACAAATCAGAGCAGACAAGTGGAACTGCTTCTAAATGGTATAAACCTGACAGGCAAAAACTGTAACAACAACATGTATGCCAGATATTTCAGCAGCAAAAAGCAATTACTCTCAGAGGGAAATTCCGTTGGGGATCATTTAATCAAGAGATTGAATCACCAAAcaattattgcattatttttagCTATGAAAACTTCCAAAATGCCCAACTTGAACATATTGTGAACTTTTTTATCCATCAAGCAGAACATTTTAATCATAAACAGAAAGGCTTAGCCCCTCTTCTGTCTTTTCAAATGAGATATTCCCTTTATATTACAAAACAGTAGTATGCCACAAccataaaaatatgtaatatggtcatctgtcttgtatttaaaatattctttgTTTTCTGTGCCTTTTAGGCCTATAGCAATGCCTTgtatgtgacttatatgtgatcTTTTGTAGAATGCCTGACATTATGTCCTATTTGTTGTAGGCctatgtgtgtatgtagtgTAAATGTAATACTAAAATCTTTAGAAATAAACCTCATGCATATTTTAACTGGAAATACCATTGCCAAAGTGTCCGTCTTTTAAGGCTTACGGTAATGTATATGGAATCACGAGAAATGGGTTTTATTATGAATGTGCAGGACCTGATATCACTTTTATTATGAATGTGCAGGACctgataacatttttattatgaatgtgCAGGGCCTGATAACACTTTTGCGCCATCTAGTGGATCTTTGTGAGAGCAGGGGTAAGGGGTAAACTTACAAGGGGGAAAATGCTTGGCCTATTCTCTACTGCTTCAAACACTGGGTCAGCCATCCATTTGCTTATttttctgactgttttgtttcagGACAGATCTACTGCAAACCAGAAGAGGTTGTGCCAGCTACTAAGGAAAGGTTTAGTAAAATCCCATGGACCTACTTATAGGCCTACACATAAGATCTTTGTTTGGTAATTAATTTATACACACAATATTATGTCATATTAACAATCCACTGATCACGTGTCACCTATCCCCGCCCCCCGCGCTGACGCAGCTGTTTGGCCTGTGACGCTGCTTGTACACGTAGCCGTAGGATGTGTTCACTGAAGATGGTTCCTGTGTGTCAGGATCATTGCCCTGGACAGTTGTAAGCGTTTTTTAACATCTACACATTTAATTCAATTGGTAAGAATGgacatataaaatatatatcattCATACTGTCTGAATGTGTTAGATTATATCGAACAGATTGTCACTAATCTATTTTTCGTAACTTGGCCAGGGGGATGCCAGTGTTGCTACATTGAGCTAACGCtacaatgctaatgctaatgctaggtaAATAGGCACCGACCAAAGTTAAAACTGCGACGATTAATCCGTAACATGCATCTGCCAGCTGCCCATTTCAAAGTATcaggatgtttttttgtttattttgtacaaaTCTGTCCTAAACCTTTACATGACACGGGTGCTTATGTCAGTTTGGCGTTTCGAAAGGTAGTCAGCACTGTAATGTTACCGTTCACAAATGTAGCTAACAAAATACACATACTAAGACCATATTTGAAACTGCTAATGTGGTTGTGTAAACAATTTGTCAAGTTAAACAACTTGGTGTGTCCTGTAATTGACCCATTGGAAAATGTAATTTGTGTTAAACGATGGGTCAGTTCGGTACACAATAATACACACatacttatataatatattaccTATAAGATGTAatctatatatgtatatgtattagTAGTATTTACTTAATTACAGTCTTGATCGTATGATATGTTAGCCATCAGTTACTTAGCATGACAGATGCGTGTTATTGTTAATAGGGAACTGAAAGGACATAGTTTGTGTCAGCCTAATCTTGGCCTTGTTATCGTTTACAACCCCATGGTTTTATAAATATAAGCTAAGCAAGATGCACTCATATCTACAGCACATGATATATAGTTGAGGAATATtcctgtgtctgtactttcaaAATACTGTCCACGTTTAACCTGCCACGTTTATCAATTTAGATCAATGCAAACACTGattaaaactcaaataaagGTGTGGCAACGGATAGAGAGCATTACTTTTTTGCTAACCACACCCCCCCCATCTGTTTTCTGCATAGGTGAGCCTGACTCTGGTTTCATCACCTTGTGGTCTTCAGGCCTGTTGTTCTCTGCAACGATGGAGCCCCCTCCTCGGAGCGGACCACCTGGAGCATCCAGTGGGCCCCCTCCTAGTGGTCCAAATATGTTTCGCAGAACCCGGCCTCACAAGCATACATCAGCTGTCCCTCCAGCCACCCAGCCTATGACCGATCCTTTTGCTTTTGGTAGAGCACCTACTCCTATGGCAACTGGCGGTCTTCCCACAATTCCCAACAGCAATCCTCCTCCAATGCTACCCCCGCCCGGCAACTTCTTTTCTCCGAGTGGGTCTGgacaaccaccacaaccactATACAATGTCCCTTCTACCTCTACAGGTTCCACAGCACCCTCCCTGCCTGGAGTAACACAGTTTAATCCTTCAAACACGGGGCCTCCTGGATTTGTTTCAGTGGCAGGCCCTCCTGCCTTTACCCCTACTTATACAGAACAGAGTTATTTTAATTCAAGAGAACCGACCCCATCCACGGTCAGTGATCCACCACATGAGGCACCGTCAGTACCTGCTTCTAATGAGACAACTAATAATCAAGAATTCCAAGGACCTCCTCCTTTGTCTTTTCAGCCAGTGCCTCCTGTTACATCCTCATCTCAGTGGGCACCTGATCATGGAAGTCGTCCTCCATCAGTTCAAAACTATTTTCAGCCAACGAGTGACCCTCCAACACAACCTATGCACATGCAGCCATACTCACagatttttcctccacacacacaatcaccACAGCATCACACCCATACTCCTCCCACTCTATCAGGACCCCCTTCTGTACAAGCTTCTGGCCAACATCTAGGAAAGCCTCAGTATATTGAAGCAAATACACCACAGCAGCACAACACACACCCCCCAATGCAAAACTACTTTAGTCAGAGCACGAACCTCTCTCCATTGGATTCAGGGTACCACCAAATGGGATCTATGCTCAGTGAAGCTCAACCCCCCTCTGATTCTTCATCTCTCAGTGCCTCCAGTGCTGGTCCAAGGCCTGCTTCTGCCCATATCCCACATGTACAGTCACAGGAGTCCAGTACTCTGTCGATGTTCTTCAAAGACGATGTTGAAAATAAGGAAACGCTTACAGGAGAGGCAAATAAGGCAGTGAATGGTGTCACTGAGGCTTTGCCGTACAGTGGTCATGCAGATGCTGTCTTTGATTTTCATGGAACGCCTTTACAACCACCTCCACAGATGCCTTACATGAATGAGGAATCAACAGCACAAGGAAATGACCACAAACCGACTGAATCCCATTATGACCATGTGGAGAACCTGGAGTGTGTTCCTAATCAAGAGGTGTTGCCTACTGAAAGGCACACTAGCCCTGTCTCCATTGCATCTCATGTATTAGACCAATTTGAAACTGGACCCAACCTTGAAACTCCAGATTCTGCCCCCAGACCAATGAGATCTGCAAGTGTCTCCTCTAACTACAGCAATCTGAGTCATGGAAGTGGCACCGGCAGTCGTCGCCACCAGGGAATTGTGGGCACCTTTATTCAGCAAGAAAGCTCTCGGCTCCCTGATGATGTGAATCAATCTGCAACTGGAGGTTATTTTGAGCAGATCGATTCCTCTTCAACTGTTGAGGGGACTGCACAAAATGCCACAGAAAATAACTGGCTGCCCACCCCTAGCCCCCCCAAACCAGTTGGTATATTTCAGGCTAGTGCTAACAGTTCGTTTGAGCCAGTACGCTCACACAGTGTAGGTGTGCGTCCTGCTGAAGTTGATAGGGCTAATATGGTTGCTGAAGGTGGAGCAGATTCAACACCTGGCAATTTAGAACAGCCACCAGACAATATGGAAAACATTTACTGCCTAGGGCCTCCCCTGCCTACAGAATCATCAGGAAGTCTCTCTCATGCAACACATCCAGTGGTTCACGCTCACTCAAGGCCTTCATCCCGGGCCTATGGAGTGAGTCGGCCCTGTGAGAGTCCTGCCACCACTCTTTGGGCTCAGAATGATCCCAGTAGTTTGGGTACAAACATCTTGCTTGTCCCTGCAGCACCGACAGTTCTTGCCCCTTTAAGAGAGCCGAGTGGTGATGTTATTCAACCCCCTGAAGATGGCCCCTTGGATCTCCATGGATCACCACAAAGTGTCCCGTCAGCTTCAAATCAACTCTCAGAAAACCTGGAGAATCCACCGAAGGTGAGTGAGGCAGAACCTGCTGACACTCAAGGAAACCTCGGCTATGCTTCCCTTCTGGTCTCTGACTCGCTTCACCAACCTATTTTGATTGCCCCTCCAGTGTCTAATTACACTGTAATTCCCGCAAGCATCCAGACACAAGCAGGGGGTCAACTGCCTTCAAAGTCTTCAAATCAAAATCCACTGTTTTCTTCATCTTTTAACCAGAGCCCTCTCAATTTGACAAGAGAGAAAACAGAACTTACTCCAGAAATGACTGCTCAACCACCACCTGTACGCCCTCCACTTTCAAGGGGACAGTCAGTGTCTGGAGAGAGTCAGTCTTCTGTTTGTATTCATTCACAGGCTTCTCGTGTGGCTCCTGTCTCTATCTCTAATCATAATGCCCCAACCAATTATGAACTGCTTGATTTTTCTATGCATCAATCACAGACTCAAAACCAGACTTCCGGGCATTCATCCTCATTACATGATTCACAACAGTGTAGTAATGGCTTTTACCTACAGGTCACCAAAGACTTGCAGCAGAGTGTCAAAGCAGAGAGCAATGCGTCTGTCCCGACAAGTGGCCCATCATCTTCCAGGCCACTAGCACCCAGTAACCCAGAGCCGAGCATTCAGCAGCCGACCCCTGAACCTACCAAATCAACTGCCTCTCAGTCTACACTGCAGAGCCATACCAGCGCCCCTCCTGTTGCTGAAGCCGAAGCACAGTCCTCGGGTTCAATGCAAGCCCCTgtctcagctcctcctcctgcttacCCTCCCGGTCCCCACCAGCCAGTTTCACAGAGCCCAGGTCCAACGGGTGGTTCTCAACCGCTTTCTGGGCCGCCACGACCTCCCTCTACCGCAGGGAGTCAGCAGGGCTATGGACCACCTGCTGCAGTTCCTCCAGGGGTTCCAGGGCCAGGATACAGAGGTTATTATTCTGGCAACTATGGAGACTATTCAGACAACAGATTTTACCTTCCTGGACAATACCCACCACCAGTTGCAGATACTAGGTCACAGTATTACCCTGTATGTGCCTTTAATTTGTGCTTTATAAAATATTCTttatagaattttttttatcCCTAACTTGAATATAAATATTTCAGGAAGATCCATACCGCAACAGGACAGATCCTTGGTATGGGAGGTATGATGGAGTCACTCAGGCTGCATATTGTGATCAGAACTATCAGTACAGAGAACCTCAACCAGAAAGACCAAGCTCCAGGACCAGTCAGTACTCTGATCGACCTTCATCCAGGTCTGTTGATAGGCTTAGACATTCTTATATTAATTATGCTATTAATTAACTATTCTAGTGTATCTTTCTTTAACGTCTTTTAAAGACAAGGCTATCTTGAAGAATACAGAGCTAACCGCAATGCCTATAATGATTACTatcaagattactcaaaccaaTACAACTATGCAGGTATaaattacatatttatgaaatgCAATATTCTATTAATTTAGgctaaataaaattgtaaataattttcattttgtgtatttttttaaggcTATAATTATGGAGGTTTTGATCCTCGATATAGAGGATATTATTGGTCTGGTGAGGGCTACAGAAACAGAGAAGCCCACTACAACCAACAGATGTGTCCTCCTAGGTATGTGGACCAGTGTAGTACTTAATGAATAAGATTAGTTTTTCTGTATATTTCAAATATATTGTGTTTACAGAAAAAATGGATATGATGATCAGTGGCGGTACTATCCTGGCTATGATCCCAGTTTTGACGATGACTATCAATGGCGTGGAGATGCGTATAATGATGACTTTGACCGGCGCAGTGTTCATAGTGAGCATTCGGCACACAGTGGGCACAGTGCTCACAGCCATCACAGCAGACAAAGCAGCTTCAGTTCACATTCACAACAGGTTTTGTTTCAAGAATGAATCTTAATTCTGCATTTTCTCGTGCCTAATTCTTGGCTCActggcatttttttaatttcgGCAGAGTCAAGTGTACCAAAGCCAAACTGACCTAGTATCTGCGGCCTTTGACCACACATCATCTACATTGGCTGTTGATTATTCCTATGGGCAGTATCCAAACCAGACTGGCACTACACAGAATTACAGCCAATATCCTTATACCTCTGAGTATCCCACTGAAAGCACGTGGATAGCCCCTGAGCAACGTATGTAAACATTATTTTGTCATTCTCAAAATGTATATGCCTAAATTCTTTGTACTTTTGTTAATAGCCCCTCCACGTCCAGCTACCCCTGAAAAGTTCACCATGCCTCACCGCTGTGCTCGTTTTGGACCTGGTGGACATATGGTGCAAGTGCTTCCCAATCTCCCTTCAGCTGGACAGCCTGCACTTGTGGATATTCATAACTTGGAGGTAATGTCACCTCTTACCACACTGCTATGCAACATGTATACCCATGTACATGTTAGTAACATATTGTTGTTACttttcattttgaatgtttAGACAATGCTGCAGGATACATCGGCTCAAGCTGAGCTCAGAGCTTTCCCCGGACCTCTTGTTAAGTAAGTGTAACCTGCCTTTGGTTGTTTCCTCTTAATTTCATAAGAACAAACcttttaaaagtttgttttttccagggAGGACACACATAAAGTGGATGTGATAAAGTTCTCTCAGAACAAGGCTCTGGAGTGCTCACGTGATAACAACCTTTTAGACAGGGACTCTGCTCGACTTCTGTGGGACTTTATTGTACTGCTTTGTAGACAGAATGGGGTAAGAATTTTGAGCTAACTAATCTAATGatagattttattattaaaataataatgattgcATGCCATTTGTTGCAGACTGTTGTGGGCACAGATATAGCAGATTTATTGTTGAAAGAGCATCGCTCTGTGTGGCTTCCTGGAAAGAGTCCAAATGAAGCCAATTTAATTGATTTCAATAATGAGCCCCTCTCACAAGCTGAAGAGGAGCCGGGAGCAGGGCCACTGTCTCTCCTATCAGACACTTTCATGACAGTTCCAGAAAATTTGGGCAAAGAAACTGAGCGATTCAGGGAGCTCCTACTGTTTGGTcgtaaaaaggtaaaaagaatCACGTCCACTACTAATTATACCAAACtcttcagataaaaaaaaaaaataattaaaaaaaaaaccttttcgTTATAGGATGCACTTGAAGCTGCTATGAAAAGTGGTCTTTGGGGCCATGCTTTACTTTTGGCCAGTAAAATGGACAGTAGGACACACGCACGTGTGATGACGcggtaaatgaaaaataaaaacaaatgattttTCTAAAGGCATAATAAATAACACTTGTATATTGTATTCTTTAGATTTGCCAACAGTTTGCCCATTAATGACCCACTTCAGACTGTGTACCAGCTTATGTCTGGCAGGATGCCAGCATCAGCAactgtaaatatattatgtacAATATGCTCTATAATGTACATATTGgagtgttttttatatatacatatataattgtaataattatgttttatagtGTTGTGGAGAGGAAAAATGGGGTGACTGGCGCCCTCATCTGGCTATGGTTTTATCGAACCTTACACATACACTGGACCTTGACACTCGCACTATTGCCACAATGGGTGACACTCTGGGTAGGACTAAAACACTTATTCATAGTCTAAGGCTTATCTGGGATGTACATCGTTACTTATTTTTTGTCGCATAACACAGCATCTAAAGGACTTATAGATGCTGCTCATTTCTGCTATTTAATGGCACAAGTTGGTCTTGGAGTTTACACAAAGAAGAGCACTAAGATGGTTCTTATTGGCTCCAACCATAGGTAAGAACTTGAAATACAAGTAACAAAAGTTACTATAAGAACTTGAAATGCATACTGACAATAATTCTATTTTGTACAGCTTGTCGTTTTACCTGTTTGCTTCCAATGACGCCATTCAGAGGACTGAGGCCTATGAGTATGCCCAGTCTCTGGGCTCACATTCCTGTTCACTACCTAATTTTCAGGTGAAATTCAATTACTAATTATAATTTGTGTAATTCTCTTGTATATGCTTGCAAAAATGTAcgtatgtgttttttattttaggtgTACAAGTTCATATATGCATGCCGCCTGGCTGAAGCAGGCCTCAGTGCACAGGCTTTCCACTACTGTGAAGTTATCTCAAAAACTGTCCTCATGCAACCCTCCTACTACTCTCCCATATTCCTCAACCAACTAATTCAGGTATCATATTGCAATGCTACAAACTGTTTATTGCTTGGTTAGGTGATAGAAATGCTAACAACTTTGATTTATATTCTTTTACAGATGTCCGAGAAACTACGATTTTTTGATCCACAGTTGAAAGAGAAACCAGAACAAGAGCTATTCAAAGAGCCAGAGTGGCTCATTCATCTTCGGCAACTGGACGGACAGATGAGGgtaacaaaccaaacaaattgAATTTCCTTTACTTTATAACTTGTCTCAATAGAAGGTTTTACTGGAGAAGGTCTGATCAAATACctatataacaataataaaataagaccGTCCTTCTTGGCTAGGGGAAAACTAGTAGCTTAGGAGTtcactacatttatttttattacttttttagaCTGGAATGATAACATACAATGCAGACAGATCCACCCCAGCACAGTATGACTGCAGCTGCCCAAGCTCTGACTTGGATGAGCCTAGTCCTACTGAACCATACAACATGCCAGGGGAGTTTGATGGGAATACACCAGACAACCCTCTAATGAGCTCACTGTTGCCTGggtctgcagctcagggagttcAGCTCATGCCTCCAGGTCAGTATTATGCCCCACTTTCCtgatttacaaaaatattacaaatgacTGTAaatctcttgtttttttctagctCCAACATCCATTCTACAAGAAAGTATGGCCCCACCTCAGCTCTTGCCACCAAATGATGTTCCCCAATTTTACCCTGTACCCCCAACTGGACCCCAAGGGCAGATACCCTACCCCGGCTATGCTCCGCACGACCCTGGATATGCCCCTCCACAATTTCCATCTCAGTCAGAGCAGGTTGACCTATATCCAGGCGGCCCAACACACATGAGCCCTGTGCCCACTCACATCAACACTGCAATGCCACCACCATCAGTACAAATGAATCCTCCGAACGCACAGATGCCTCCCTCTCCTGGACATTTACAACCTGTTGAGCATGTGCAGGGGCCCCCATTGGTTCAGCCAGGGCCAACAATGTCTGCCTCCCCTCCCAGAAGCTCGCTAACTCCTCAGATGGACTTCTATGACCAAATGGTACAAATGGTCTGTATATTTAGTGGTAAATGTTATTTTGTATCTAGACTATGTACATGAaagatttgtattttaatgcCTTGCACCTCAGGGTCCTGGAAGAAGATCCAGAACTACTTCTCAGTCTTCAATGCATATGGTGAGCTGAATGTCTTTATTGTCAATCTCTTTATGTATTCATTGCTTTGCAAAGaccaacataaaaacacttataCTGATTTTTGAAGAGGAATGTTTATAATGCCTCTTTGTTTTTTGGCATTTCTCAGCCATCAGGAAGGAGATCACGTACAACATCAGAATCATCTACTCATTCAATAGGAAGAGAAAGAAGCAACTCTGCTATTAAGCAGGTCTCCCCTCCACCACCCCCCATTCCTGAACAGCctagaaaagaagagaagaaggctAAAAAAGATTCACCCAAaaaggtatgttttttatttatattctgtttttatatatacatatagttCTTGCTAAAAACCCTTCTTTTATAGAGTAGTGGACGGGGCTGGCTGGACTGGATTTATAGGAAGGGAAAAAATGAAGCTCACCTACCagatgacaaaaacaaatctgtaaGTTATAGCAGAGAAACCTGAACATTTTGATCACATTTCAATCATAATACATACTTTTGTACTGCCAGATTGTGTGGGATGAAAAAAAGCAAAGATGGGTAGATCTGAATGAGCCTGAAGAAGAGGTCTGTATTGTAAATCTGCTGTGATCAGTGTGTTGTAcctattaaaaatatttatatttatgttgtgTCCAGACAAaaccccctccacctcctccttctgGCTTCCCGAGTATGCCCTCAATGCCTGGTCCTGCAGCATCCATGTCTCCTCCCAGTGGCGGTCCTCCTGTCAACATGTTCTCCCGGAAAGCAGGTTTGAATAATTGCAGCTATTTCTCTAACCCATTTTAGGTCCCCCTGAAAGATTTGTTTACACTTTTTCTCCATCAGGCACAAAGAGCAGATATGTGGATGTCCTTAATCCCAGCAGAACAGTCAACAAATCTGGTGGATCAGTTCCGGCCCCTGCAGATATCTTTGCTCCACTTGCCCCAATGACCATGCCTGCTAATTTGTTTGTGCCCAGTTCAGGTCTGAGTCTTCCATTAATaagaaatattttaatatactaTACTTTTACTGTGATTGTTAGGTTTTAGACATAAGCACTATGAAGGTTTTCCATTTGTTAAGCAAATTTTGTTTCATCTCTTGCAGCTCCTGACGATCAACAACCTTTAGAAGGCAGTGAAGGGGGCAACCAAGAACAAAATTCACCCAATGCCAGCACTATTCCCCAGGTTTCCGCTTTTAAATTTGCTTTTAATTTAGTTATTCGctgttaatatttatatttaatactATTTAGATGTTCAACCCTACGCTGGTACCACCTGCTCCAGAGATACCTTCTGTGCCTGATGGCTCCACATCTGGAGAGGTAAGACTCAGCAG contains:
- the sec16a gene encoding protein transport protein Sec16A isoform X2, which gives rise to MEPPPRSGPPGASSGPPPSGPNMFRRTRPHKHTSAVPPATQPMTDPFAFGRAPTPMATGGLPTIPNSNPPPMLPPPGNFFSPSGSGQPPQPLYNVPSTSTGSTAPSLPGVTQFNPSNTGPPGFVSVAGPPAFTPTYTEQSYFNSREPTPSTVSDPPHEAPSVPASNETTNNQEFQGPPPLSFQPVPPVTSSSQWAPDHGSRPPSVQNYFQPTSDPPTQPMHMQPYSQIFPPHTQSPQHHTHTPPTLSGPPSVQASGQHLGKPQYIEANTPQQHNTHPPMQNYFSQSTNLSPLDSGYHQMGSMLSEAQPPSDSSSLSASSAGPRPASAHIPHVQSQESSTLSMFFKDDVENKETLTGEANKAVNGVTEALPYSGHADAVFDFHGTPLQPPPQMPYMNEESTAQGNDHKPTESHYDHVENLECVPNQEVLPTERHTSPVSIASHVLDQFETGPNLETPDSAPRPMRSASVSSNYSNLSHGSGTGSRRHQGIVGTFIQQESSRLPDDVNQSATGGYFEQIDSSSTVEGTAQNATENNWLPTPSPPKPVGIFQASANSSFEPVRSHSVGVRPAEVDRANMVAEGGADSTPGNLEQPPDNMENIYCLGPPLPTESSGSLSHATHPVVHAHSRPSSRAYGVSRPCESPATTLWAQNDPSSLGTNILLVPAAPTVLAPLREPSGDVIQPPEDGPLDLHGSPQSVPSASNQLSENLENPPKVSEAEPADTQGNLGYASLLVSDSLHQPILIAPPVSNYTVIPASIQTQAGGQLPSKSSNQNPLFSSSFNQSPLNLTREKTELTPEMTAQPPPVRPPLSRGQSVSGESQSSVCIHSQASRVAPVSISNHNAPTNYELLDFSMHQSQTQNQTSGHSSSLHDSQQCSNGFYLQVTKDLQQSVKAESNASVPTSGPSSSRPLAPSNPEPSIQQPTPEPTKSTASQSTLQSHTSAPPVAEAEAQSSGSMQAPVSAPPPAYPPGPHQPVSQSPGPTGGSQPLSGPPRPPSTAGSQQGYGPPAAVPPGVPGPGYRGYYSGNYGDYSDNRFYLPGQYPPPVADTRSQYYPEDPYRNRTDPWYGRYDGVTQAAYCDQNYQYREPQPERPSSRTSQYSDRPSSRQGYLEEYRANRNAYNDYYQDYSNQYNYAGYNYGGFDPRYRGYYWSGEGYRNREAHYNQQMCPPRKNGYDDQWRYYPGYDPSFDDDYQWRGDAYNDDFDRRSVHSEHSAHSGHSAHSHHSRQSSFSSHSQQSQVYQSQTDLVSAAFDHTSSTLAVDYSYGQYPNQTGTTQNYSQYPYTSEYPTESTWIAPEQPPPRPATPEKFTMPHRCARFGPGGHMVQVLPNLPSAGQPALVDIHNLETMLQDTSAQAELRAFPGPLVKEDTHKVDVIKFSQNKALECSRDNNLLDRDSARLLWDFIVLLCRQNGTVVGTDIADLLLKEHRSVWLPGKSPNEANLIDFNNEPLSQAEEEPGAGPLSLLSDTFMTVPENLGKETERFRELLLFGRKKDALEAAMKSGLWGHALLLASKMDSRTHARVMTRFANSLPINDPLQTVYQLMSGRMPASATCCGEEKWGDWRPHLAMVLSNLTHTLDLDTRTIATMGDTLASKGLIDAAHFCYLMAQVGLGVYTKKSTKMVLIGSNHSLSFYLFASNDAIQRTEAYEYAQSLGSHSCSLPNFQVYKFIYACRLAEAGLSAQAFHYCEVISKTVLMQPSYYSPIFLNQLIQMSEKLRFFDPQLKEKPEQELFKEPEWLIHLRQLDGQMRTGMITYNADRSTPAQYDCSCPSSDLDEPSPTEPYNMPGEFDGNTPDNPLMSSLLPGSAAQGVQLMPPAPTSILQESMAPPQLLPPNDVPQFYPVPPTGPQGQIPYPGYAPHDPGYAPPQFPSQSEQVDLYPGGPTHMSPVPTHINTAMPPPSVQMNPPNAQMPPSPGHLQPVEHVQGPPLVQPGPTMSASPPRSSLTPQMDFYDQMVQMGPGRRSRTTSQSSMHMPSGRRSRTTSESSTHSIGRERSNSAIKQVSPPPPPIPEQPRKEEKKAKKDSPKKSSGRGWLDWIYRKGKNEAHLPDDKNKSIVWDEKKQRWVDLNEPEEETKPPPPPPSGFPSMPSMPGPAASMSPPSGGPPVNMFSRKAGTKSRYVDVLNPSRTVNKSGGSVPAPADIFAPLAPMTMPANLFVPSSAPDDQQPLEGSEGGNQEQNSPNASTIPQMFNPTLVPPAPEIPSVPDGSTSGEGHPPPGPMATGGVPFYNPAQFAQPSAPSGGGLRSGRLGGQRQYPVMK